Genomic DNA from Triticum urartu cultivar G1812 unplaced genomic scaffold, Tu2.1 TuUngrouped_contig_4909, whole genome shotgun sequence:
GGAAATTTCCTTTAGCCCACcattttttgttgttgttgcttcCTCGTGTAAACAATTTTGTCTTCGAATTGGTCAAATGTAAAACCTCAATCGAGGCCCTTCACACTCAATCATATGTTTTGCAAACAGATACAGCTTGGCAATGAACTTTTGCAACTTGTTGTACTGGACTCAGCAGATGCAGATGgacagaaagaaagaaaaagactAAACTAGATTTATTATTACTTCAAATTCTGCAATATGCAGCGTGTATGTAGAGCAACTAAAACCAAAAAGGCCAGCTGAAATCCTAATGCTCTCCAAGTTCCCTACCAACACACTGTAGAGTGCTACCTCCAATGACTAGTACTACTGTAATTCAGCTTCGTAAGGATGCTGAGTCTGTTCTGTAGTAGCAACGACAATATGCTGCTTAAATTTCGCCTTCATGCAATTATGTCAGCAGGTCCGGGAACAGCTTGTAGCCTTCTCCAGCTCCGGCTCCGCCCCGACAGGGATGTTGCAAAATCACTTAAAATTGGGCAATATACCAGAGTGATGCACGCCAATGCCGTGTTCCAGCAAGGGACGCGTATTTGAAACCTGCGGAAGCTTTTGCCATCATCTGAAAGAAAATCCATAGCAgtccaaaaaagaaaaaaaatggtTTGAATGTTCACTTTCTCATCACCCCCCATTCAGGTCCATCTTGGTCATCTAGAGCATAAGCAGGATATTAAAAATCAACCAAGACATGTGCCTCCTTGAGCTacacaaaaaaaaaaaaaatcataTCCTGTAAAACGACTATCAATCTTCACATTCTCTTTTGCCGAAGCTGAAAAAGAACCATAGGATCATCTTGATGCTAAATTATCAATTTCACCATCTTGAACATGTCACTTTTCCTCATTGGGTTTACCTGCCGAGACGCCTTCTTTCCGCCCATGTCCCCTCTTCTTGTCACTGCCACTAGCAGGAGCAAGGGCAGCCATTTCTGAAAACTGTCCTCTCTGAACTTGCCATTCTCGTCGACTATCAGGTATATATAAAGCCATCGCCTCCAGCAGGGAATACATAGTGCTGCACAGGTGTAGGTTAATACTCGGTGTATACTGTATGGGCAAGGTTGCTTATGTACCTCCAGCAGCAAATACAAAGTGCTGGAGAAGTAGGCTAACACAAATTTTACACGCAGGAAGGGAACTATGTACCAGTACCACAAAATCACGCATTCCTACAAAATTATAAATTCCACAGCTCCTGGAGCACTGAAGGTCACAGAATTTGATAAACCAATATATTTGTACACCTGAATAAACATGTCTGGATCCAGGTGCCCATCAACCAAAACTCATACACCATGTAGGCTTCTTGCTCAGAAAACTGCATGATCTTACTAAGTATGCATAACTATGAAATAATCAACATCTTTCTGAGCACGCATTAAAGCATCTCACGCGCTTCCAATTTATCCTTAATTTGGCAAGCTCTAGATACAATGAGATAATAAACATGAACAAACAGAACATGTAATCACCATAAGCATCAAGATTCAACCAGTCCAGAACATTAATCCAAAACTGGAGCTGAGAGCGAAACCTCCAGAGCAGCTCACTTACAATCCTCCTGATCCTGAACTTCTGAAATGTCGACAATCGGCAGACGCTCTTCCTCCGGCACCAAGCACCAGTTTGGTGACTGCACTGCCCTGAGCCATTTGAAGTCATCCACATTGGCCCAGTTACCAGTGTCCTCTGCAAGCCCAGAGTCCCTCAGATCCTCTTCGATCCCTTCATACTTCAGAGCATGTGGTGCAAATCTCACACCGCTGCAGTCCTCAATGATCGGCCTGCTCCTCACCCGCAGGTAGAAATCTGTTTCCCTGGCTTCGTGAATCCTGATCTGATGTGCCGCCATCACAAACGTGCAGCGCTCGACATCCTCTATGAGCACCGAGCCGAAAACCGGGCCGATGAAGACGCGGCAATCTCTTAGCTTGTGAATGTACAGCGCCCGGCATTTCCCCTTGAGGTACACCTCACAGGAAACCAGATCAGCGAGCGCGAAATCCCCATCCTTCTCGTTGGCAGCTCTCAGATCCTTCACCAGGGTAGCGCCATTCCTGCCCCGGAACCCAAACCCTGGCAGGATGGCATCGGGATCAAGCTTTGGCTGCTCCGGAGGCGGCTGGGGCAGGGCAGGAGGATCTGGCAGGGGGCTCTTCGGGGTTTTGCTCTTGTTCCTGAAGGAGAACGACTTCTTGGGCCGGACCTCGGAGGCGGCGAGCTTGTGGGCGGCGCGGAGGTCGGAGACGGCGGCGAGCGCGGACCGGAGCTCGTACGGGGGGAGGGAGTGGGAGGCCTCCGCGACGAGGCGCTCGAGGTCGTCGACGGCGGAGGAGGCCgcggcgagggaggcggcggcgtcgTCGGGGGAGGAGCGGCAGGCGGAGAGGGCGGACTCCGCGGCGGCCTTGGCTGCGGCGAAGCGAGAGAGGAAGGCGGCGACGGGGGACGCCTCGGGGGAGCCCGCGGAGGGGGCGGCGGGGCGCTTGGAGAGGCGCTCGAGCATGGCCAGGGGCTTGCGGTTGCCGGCGGCGGCTTTGGTGCCGTCGAGATCCGGCAGCTCCATCCCGGCCGCAGCAGGTGGCGGCGCTGGAGGCTTGGATCTTACGGCTAGGTTTGGCTGCCTTCGGTGGATGCGGGCATGCGATGCGACTTGGGGGTCTGCAATCAGTAAAACTAGTGAAAACCAAAAGTTCCAAATATCACTACTGAAAATCAGTGTGTCAAAACAGCACTCATTTTCAGTTATTTCCAAAGAAAAAGGATTCATTTCAGTTTTTCCATGCCAAAATACCACTAGAGGCTAACTGATTAACATACTCAAAGAAAGACATATATGCCCTTACATACGATTATTCTGGTTTTTTACATTGTCTGTGCTCTATCATCACCAATTTTGTTTATTTACATTCCAAATGCAACAGTTAGCATCAAATAGGCCGTTTCTTTGTTGTATTTCCTTTTGCTGAAATCACTCTCTTGATTTTGGGTTCATTCATATCCAAATAACAAATGAATCAATGTCGTGTTTTCCATAATGTAGAAAGCATCGTTTGTATCAAGATGCCATAAGGTTTCTGTTCATTTATGGGTAAACCGGATACATGATTCCATCCCAtattgttgtttttgttgttcaCATATGTTAGATGCTGACAACAATATGCCTGACACTTTTGGCATTCTTGTGAATGTCCTCTAAATAATTTCCAAAAAATAGTTATTGTCTCATTTCCCGATTATCTTACAAATTACAACTATGTAGGCCACGGAGCAATATGGAATACTACAAAAGTTATCATGATGCATACCATGTTAGCCTTCCCTAAATATAGTGTGTGTTATATTTTTTTAGTCaaactttgaccaaatttatagaaaATTTATCAACATCTAGAATACCAAATCAACAACACTAGATTCATCATGAGACATGCTTCCATATGGTAGACATTTGGTATTGTGGATATGGGTAATTTCCTCTGTAAACTTGATCAAAGTCTATAAATTCGATGAAAGCTAATGCACACTATATTACGGAACAACGGAAGTACAAAGACCATGATTTTTCCATCTTCCCGTCCTCTAGGTATTTGAAAGGCACTTTCTGATTCCTCGGATACTTCAAGATCTAGACTTTTCTTCACATTCAAGCATATTTTCCTACTGAAACCCAAATCATTCATAAAGTTCCAGAATTCCCACAAAATTGCAGAGGTCTCAAAATTGAAATAAAAAAATTGTGTGTTGCATAGCAAATGTGAATCCACTGTTTCACGACCATAAGCATATCGGAGGTGTCCAAAACATCCTCCCGCATTAGATGGTAGAGTATTACGTGTACAAAGACTTCTCGGTTGTCATCAACAAGGTCAGACCGGCTTCCGTATGAGAGTTGTGACAACGGCACGTCGGATGCTCGTCCTAACGACAGTTGGTAGTTTGGTTGTTCAGATGCCCCAATTTAATTTTTATTATGTTCGGGTGCTTTGTACTTATGATGAGTCTTTATAATATATCCAAATCATTTCTGCCAAAATAAAAATTGGTAGAGCAAAAGTCTAAACGCATGGGTATTATTCACTCAAATCAATTATATGATAAAGAAAATTTAACATGATCCAAAACTATCTTAGCCGTCTATGTTATTTGATCCAAGGGTCATATGATCTCTTACCTTCAAAGAGGTTAGATACTACATAGGCCATAAAAAATTTGCGGGAAGGCAATAATTCTTTTTGGAAAGGTGCCGATTAACAATGGGGAAATATACTGCTAAGAACTCTTGACTTAGTGAGTATTACTCGCAGAAGCCCACATACACGCACATGCAATAAACAGGCACGCGTGTGCGcgtgcgcgcacacacacacacgcacacactaCCCCTACAAGCACCTTCGGGATATTGAGCTGGCATCATTTTAACTTGTATATGCATCAACATGTTTGCAAGGCTGACAAACTACTAATTTGACATGTGAATGGAATTGCTACATACAATTTTAGATTATTGCATTTGTTTTCAATCAGATTTCAGTTCCTTCAGACAAATTTTGAGAATGCATTCACAATAGTCTGTTCTGGGTACAACATTAACTTTTGATTTGTTTGTCCCCCACAAAAAACTTTTGTTTTGTTACGTTTATATTTTTTAAGGGACTCAAAATTTGTTCGAGTCATACATGTTGAATTTGTTTTTGTACCGCGCTAAAACCTTATATTTAAATATGGCAGATCCTTGTACTCCCTGGAATTCATACGTTTCATCTCCAAATATGTAGAGTTAGTTAATGCGACCCATTTGATTTCATGAATAAAGTGTATGATTTGTTTAGAAGAGACAATTACTATATGCATTAGTGTATACGTGTCAGCGACAGTGCACCCAGTTCCAAGGCGCCAAGAGAAGAGGTTGAAAGTCAAGGCCGGCCCAAGAGGCAGCCTCGCTTACCAGCTCGGCTGGCTGGGCCGGAATGGGCCATGTAGGTGTGAGTACTTATATGGGTGTGAACGACTGGGAAAAGGGGGGTACGGTGGAACGGCTAGCTGGCCTGTAGCGTGTGTatctctccttcctcctcccccgATTCCCTAAGATGTAAACGAAACCTCGATCCAGATTCAATGGCTAGTCGAGAGAGAATTCCCCTAACAATCTGGTATCAGAGCCATTCCTTCCTCTTCCGCCCGCTCTGGATCCTCCGGGTCACCCCCATCGCACGCGTCTCGCCGGCCGGCGTCGAGCGGAGGCCATGGAAAAAAATTCCCCCGAAACCAAGGCGATCTACGAGCTCCTCCGAGCCGACTTCGACGCGGCGCTGTCCAAGTGTTCCTCGGAATGCAACGAGGAGATGGTCGTCGCTCTCGCCAAGTTGGACAGCAAGCTCGACCGTCTCTCAGGCCGCATCGACGACGTCAAGCTCGCCATCGGTGTTGATTTGGACGAGCTGCGAGGCGAAATTGGAGCCGAGCGCGGCGCTGCTTCTTCCCCAACTGCACCACCTTCGCCACGGCAGCCTCCCGTCGCCAACCGCACTACTCCCCATAGTAGCGGCTCCAGCGGCTCGGATGGATTCCGATCTGACACTGAGCAGAGGAGTTCAGGCCACAAGTACGTTCCACCCCCAGCTCGAGGTATTGTATCTGATCCATTGACTTCTCGCCAGATAGTGCCTATCAGTGATGGATTTAGATCTTACCACTCGGATGTTGCAAATTTTGGTCCACGGATTGAGTTGCCGCGATTTGATGGGTCCAATCCCAAGTTGTGGCAGTCTCATTGCGAGGATTATTTCAGATTTTGGAACACACCACCAGTTCAGTGGATTCCGTTTGCATCTGCTTTATTTGAGGGAACCGCTGCTCGTTGGCTTGAATCTGTGCAACGTCGTGCTCCTAATGTGTGTTGGGCAGAATTTTGCGAGTTGCTTCAGTCCCGTTTTGGCAGGAACAAGCATCAGAACATTTTGAGGCAGATGTTCCATGTGCGACAGACCAACACAGTAGAGGAGTATGTTGAGAGGTTTTCTGAATTGTATGATCAGTTGACTGCTTATGAACCGAACCCTGACCCAGTGCATTATGTAACTAGATTCATGGAAGGTTTAAATTCAGCAGTTCGATTGCTAGTTGGTATTCAGCAACCAACTGATTTGGACTCTGCTTATGCATTGGCACTTCTGTCTGAAGAATTAAGTGACAATTCAGTGAGCGCATCTAGTTTGGCGCATAACAAACGTGTCCCTAATTCTTCTAGTAGAGTCCTTGCTAGTAAATCAGTAGAAGATAAACGGCCACCTGATGCAGTACGTCCTAACCAACCTGAAGATCGTTGGTCTGCTCTTCGTGCTTATAGGAAATCTAAAGGCCCGTGTTTCATTTGTGGAGAGCGCTGGGCTAAAGACCACCGTTGTAAGCAGGAAGTTCAGTTACATGTGGTTCAGGAAATGCTAGATTATGTGCAGAGCATGCCTTCTGAAATCAGTGACACTGAAGAAGATGTTATTACTGAAGTTAATGCTATTTGTTTGTCAGCTGCTGCTTTAGGAGATCCTTCTGCTCCTGCTGTTTCTACCATGAAATTAAAGGTTCAGTTACAAGGATATCATTTCATTTTCTTGGTGGATTCTGGTAGTACTCATTCCTTCATCGATTGTGCAGCAGCTACCAAACTTAAGGGAATTTCTGCAATGCCAGTTAACATGGTCAAGGTTGCAAATGGTGGTTTAGTTCCTTGTTATCAGCAGTTACTGTCAGGTTCATGGACTGTTGCTGGTCATTCCTTTGTCAGTGATTTTAAGGTTTTCCCCCTGGGCTCTTATAGTGGCATTCTGGGCCTTGATTGGTTAGCTGCTAACAGCCCTATGCAAGTGGACCGGGCTGAACATTGGCTTTCTTTCAAACTCCATGGTACTCAGGTTACTTTATTGGGGGAAGATGCTACTCCTCAAATTCTAGCTGTAGTGGAATTATCTGCTTTACTCACTACTGAAGGGGAAAAACAACTCAGTTACCCCCAGATATTCAGGCTATTATAGATGAATATGCTCCTGTCTTTGCTGCCCCTTCTGGTCTGCCACCTAGGAGGAAGTATGATCATACAATTCCTTTAATCCCTGGTGCCACACCAGTCTGCATCAGACCTTATAGAGTTGCACCTGCTTTAAAAGATGAAATGGAGAGACAAGTTCAGGAGATGTTGGCATCTGGAATAATCAGACATAGTAATAGTGCATTTTCTTCACCAATGCTGTTAGTACAAAAGAAGGACAAAACCTGGAGACCAGTGTTTGATTACAGACATTTGAATGCCATTACTGTTAAAAGTAAGTTTCCAATTCCAGTTATTGATGAGTTATTGGATGAATTAGCTGGTTCTTGTTGGTTTTCTAAGTTGGATCTTCGGTCTGGATATCATCAAATCAGACTTGCGCCTGGTGAAGAATATAAAACTGCTTTTCAGACACACAATGGTCACTATGAGTTCTTGGTGCTCTCTCAAGGATTAACTGGTGGACCCTGTACCTTCCAATTTGCTATGAATGACACCTTATCTCCTTGTCTCAGAAAGAATGCTGTTGTTTTCTTTGATGATATCCTGATATTCAGTGCTACTTATGCTTTACACCTGCAACATTTAGCACAGGTCTTGAAACTGTTGTTGCAACATCAGTGGCAAGTTAAACTTTCCAAATGCATGTTTGCTCAGACTCAAATTGGTTATTTGGGGCATATTATTAGTGGACAAGGAGTTGCTACAGATCCTGCTAAGATTAGCAGTATTCAGGATTGGCCAGTTCCTGTTTCAGCTAAAGAAGTGAGAGGGTTCTTGGGCTTGGCTGGTTATTACAGAAAATTTATTTCTCACTATGGCCTTATCAGTAAACCCCTTAATAATTTGCTTAAGAAGGGGGTGCCCTTCCATTGGACAGATCAAGAGTAGGTGGCTTTTGATACTCTCAAACAAGCTCTAATTACAGCTCCGGTTTTAGCTCTTCCTGATTTCTCTAAGAAATTCATTGTAGAGACTGATGCTTGTGATGTGGGTATTGGAGCTGTTCTCATGCAGGAGGGTCATCCATTAGCATATGTTAGTAAAGCTCTAGGGCCCAGGAATCAGACCTTATCAGTTTATGAGAAAGAATATTTAGCTATCCTCCTTGCTGTTGAACATTGGCGTCAATATTTGCAACTGTCAGAGTTTGTTATCAAAACTGATCAACGCAGTTTGGCTAGTTTGTCTGAACAGAGATTACATACTAAGTGGCAACAGAAAGCTCTCACTAAATTGATGGGACTGCAATATACAGTTGTTTACAAGCAAGGAGCAGAGAATTGTGCTGCTGATGCATTATCTAGGAAACCACACACTGAGAGCAGTCTGTTACCTGAAGTTCTCAGTATTTCCTCAGCACAGCCTGCTTGGTTATCTGACATTTTGCGCAGTTATGATCAGGATAATTTTTGCATTGATCTCCTTCAGAAACTCTTTGTTTCCCCTGCAGCTGACAGTAAGTTTTCTCTCAAGGCTGGAATCTTGTGAGTTGATAAGTGCATCTGGGTTGGTTCTGATCCACAGTTGCAACGCACGATCGTTGAAACCTTCCATGCTAGTCCCTTGGGAGGACATTCTGGTTTTCCTGTAACTTATAGACGCATCAGGCAGATGTTTCGTTGGCAGGGCATGCGTGGATTCATTAAAAACTTTGTTCAGCATTGTTTGGTTTGTCAGCAAGCTAAGCCCGAACGAGTGCCATATCCATGTTTGTTACAACCTCTTCCTGTGCCGCAAAATCCTTGGGAAATGGTTACAATGGATTTTGTGGAGGGCCTACCAGTTTCAGGGCGATACAACTGCTTGTTGGTAGTCATTGATAAGCTGTCCAAGTACGGTCATTTTATTCCTTTACATCATCCCTTCACAGCAATCACAGTGGCTGAAGCTTTTATCAACTCAGTTTATCGTTTGCATGGGATGCCCTTGTCCATTGTCTCTGATCGAGACCGTATATTTACCAGCACATTTTGGAAGGAGTTGTTCCAACGCTCGAGCATCCTTTTGCGCATGAGCACTGCTCGTCATCCTCAGTCTGATGGACAAACGGAGCGTGTCAATCAACAAGTGGAGTGTTATCTCCGCTGTTTTGTCAGTGCTCATCCTGCTCGTTGGGCCAAATGGATTCCACTCTGTGAATACTGGTACAACACTAATTGGCATTCTGCTACAGGGCAAACTCCATTTGAAATTATATATGGTCATGCTCCACGTCATTTTGGTCTTTCAGCAGACGACACAATTCAGTCTCCAGATCTTCAACAGTGGCTTGTTGATCGACAAGTCATTTTGGACTCAGTTCGCCAGCATCTTTTGAGAGCACATCAGAAAATGAAAGCTCAAGCTGATAGACATCATTCTGTCAGGGAGTTTAATGTTGGAGACTCTGTCTTTCTGAAACTCCAACCATACTTGCAGTCTTCCATTGCGCCGCGTGCGAATCACAAGTTGGCGTTCAAGTTTTATGGCCCCTTTGAGATCGTGGAACGAGTTGGGATGGTTGCATATCGTCTGGCCTTGCCTGCATCCAGTCGTGTCCACCCAGTCTTCCATGTTTCTTTGTTGCGGAAGGTGCTTGCTCCTGGTCAAGAAGTCATGTCGCAGTTGCCTTCGCCTGAAGCTCAATTTCAGTTTCCTGAACAAGTTCTCAAGAAGCGCGTGATTCGTCATGGATCTACTTCAGTGGTGCAAGTTCTGGTCAAGTGGAATGATACCCCAGCAGATATGGCAACATGGGAAGACAAAATTCATTTGAAGCAGAAGTTTCCGCGTGCTCCGGCTTGGGGTCAAGCCGGCTCCAAGGGAGGAGGGATTGTCAGCGACAGTGCACCCAGTTCCAAGGCGCCAAGAGAAGAGGTTGAAAGTCAAGGCCGGCCCAAGAGGCAGCCTCGCTTACCAGCTCGGCTGGCTGGGCCGGAATGGGCCATGTAGGTGTGAGTACTTATATGGGTGTGAACGACTGGGAAAAGGGGGGTACGATGGAATGGCTAGCTGGCCTGTAGCGTGTGTatctctccttcctcctcccccgATTCCCTGAGATGTAAACGAAACCTCGATCCAGATTCAATGGCTAGTTGAGAGAGAGTTCCCAGAATTCCCCTAATAATACGCCCCTTTTTTACGCCACGATACACTAATTAGCGGATCCTATGTAAATCTTTTTGCACAATAATAAGCATCAGCAATCAAAGGCCAGCATTCATTACACTATGTTAGTtacttagagggtgcttggatacaagggactatttttagtctgactaaaaatagtctcttttagaggctaaagttccaagcacccctgactaaagagagGCTAGGACTAGTCTTGAGGCTAAAAACTTTTAGTCATAGGAAACCTACTAAAATATGTATTAgccctctctctcctcatttAATTCCTCTActttaacacatgcgagttctggattggatggtttggaggataataaatgctcaatAATTTGATTTTATtctctttagtatttggatccaagcatgggtgaggctagcaagttttagtcccactacttttagtcatgagAGACTAAAGtactaaagagactaaaatcaaattattgagcatttattatcctccaaaccatccaatccagaactcgcatgtgttaaagTAGAGGAATTaaatgaggagagagagggcTAATACATATTTTAGTAGGTTTCCTATGACTAAAAGTTTTTAGCCTCAAGACTAGTCCTAGCctctctttagtcaggggtgcttggaactttagcctctaaaagagactatttttagtcagactaaaaatagtcccttggatccaagcaccctctaaaacgtatccaagcaccctcttataTATGTTGCTTTGCTTAAATGGATAATCTGCAATTAATGTCTTGGACCATTCCCATGGTGATGTCCGTTGTCTACAGTCGAGGTGTTCCCCGTTGGGTGTTTTACAAGCGTAAGTGGTTGTTGTTGCATGTTGGTTCCGTCTGTTGGATTGATCGTGCGGCTGTGGTGTTCCATACTTTGTGAGTAGTTCACATGTGATATATTTGTATTGGTTTTCACCCGATTCTTCGTCAATAACAgggcaattctcttcttctttaTTAACCAACGAGGCAAAAAAATTGCCTTCGTTTcgtaaaaagaaaaaaaaattacCTACCATTGTAGACTTTTGGCCGAGTAAGATATTCACCACTGAAAGTTTGCATCCTCCGGGAGATATGATAAGATATGATATGTGATAAGACAATAAATAAGCAATATATGGAGTCAACAAACCGAGTCTATCGACGTAATCACTTGCGTTTCACTTCCTACATACTCCTACCA
This window encodes:
- the LOC125528488 gene encoding tubulin-folding cofactor C yields the protein MELPDLDGTKAAAGNRKPLAMLERLSKRPAAPSAGSPEASPVAAFLSRFAAAKAAAESALSACRSSPDDAAASLAAASSAVDDLERLVAEASHSLPPYELRSALAAVSDLRAAHKLAASEVRPKKSFSFRNKSKTPKSPLPDPPALPQPPPEQPKLDPDAILPGFGFRGRNGATLVKDLRAANEKDGDFALADLVSCEVYLKGKCRALYIHKLRDCRVFIGPVFGSVLIEDVERCTFVMAAHQIRIHEARETDFYLRVRSRPIIEDCSGVRFAPHALKYEGIEEDLRDSGLAEDTGNWANVDDFKWLRAVQSPNWCLVPEEERLPIVDISEVQDQEDCK